A window from Kluyveromyces lactis strain NRRL Y-1140 chromosome E complete sequence encodes these proteins:
- a CDS encoding uncharacterized protein (conserved hypothetical protein) has product MSESFLSLYSDSSNISGRSNHKLIEVGSPTLDSINDFSASCATKKFEDYLSVFDLTPQLADFTEESKLSVAHRCVNSLKKLRSSFESELPVVVSLHLSLDKYTWDLWIYHHGSDFPVENVPLKINVIKTLSQTLDDYSRRSDSQFVEVIARTLQYLNKLVQASLLSGVQPQMMTPSLSMGPPLRKPGYQDRETVHRSILNSKRRPSANGSDSASIISAKSSGNKSIASTKSKRSIFQKMKGMSRWSQHISSENNPDHKGRASSSISPFNRQSSSIPNMNGSVNSSSSRGTNTPSNRKSSFSTNSSDATFLNNNKTHFRKQDLSGMPEYISWVQKLTFQVLQLPQTSQNDIIFSFINKCIIPFILNDGHLLQIQIIQKNVISAFLSA; this is encoded by the coding sequence ATGAGTGAATCGTTTCTATCGCTATACTCAGATAGTTCAAACATCTCAGGAAGAAGTAATCATAAGCTGATAGAAGTTGGTTCACCGACTTTAGACTCCATTAATGATTTTAGTGCCAGCTGTGCTACTAAGAAGTTCGAGGACTATCTTTCTGTGTTTGATCTAACCCCACAATTGGCTGATTTCACTGAAGAATCTAAGTTATCTGTTGCCCACAGGTGTGTCAACTCTTTAAAGAAGTTACGATCCAGTTTCGAAAGTGAATTACCAGTAGTGGTATCGTTGCATCTTTCATTAGATAAATATACGTGGGACCTATGGATATATCACCATGGCAGTGATTTTCCTGTGGAGAACGTTCCTTTGAAGATTAATGTGATCAAGACTTTGAGCCAAACGCTTGATGATTATTCACGTCGAAGTGACTCTCAATTCGTGGAAGTTATTGCACGTACACTTCAGTATCTAAACAAGTTGGTACAGGCGTCATTACTGAGTGGTGTTCAGCCGCAAATGATGACACCCAGTCTTTCTATGGGCCCACCGCTGAGGAAACCCGGATATCAGGATAGAGAGACTGTTCATCGCTCTATATTGAACTCCAAACGCAGACCAAGTGCTAACGGAAGCGATTCAGCATCTATAATTAGTGCGAAAAGTTCGGGAAACAAGAGTATAGCTTCGACGAAGTCAAAGAGAAGcattttccaaaaaatgAAAGGTATGTCACGTTGGTCTCAACACATTTCAAGCGAAAACAATCCAGACCATAAAGGCAGAGCATCAAGTTCAATTAGCCCCTTTAACCGACAATCGTCATCAATCCCAAATATGAATGGTTCTGTTAATTCCAGCTCATCTCGAGGTACCAATACCCCATCTAATAGAAagagttctttttctaCTAATTCATCTGATGCGACctttttgaacaataaCAAGACACACTTCAGAAAGCAAGACTTATCAGGAATGCCCGAATACATCTCGTGGGTACAAAAACTTACATTTCAGGTCCTACAGCTGCCCCAAACCTCACagaatgatatcattttctctttcatcaacaaatgCATAATCCCATTCATATTAAATGACGGACATTTACTTCAAATACAAATTATACAGAAAAACGTTATCTCAGCTTTCCTCAGCGCTTGA
- a CDS encoding uncharacterized protein (similar to uniprot|P39969 Saccharomyces cerevisiae YER114C BOI2 Protein implicated in polar growth functionally redundant with Boi1p interacts with bud-emergence protein Bem1p contains an SH3 (src homology 3) domain and a PH (pleckstrin homology) domain), whose protein sequence is MASNKVPKLTHIDTTNLRSTSGGVPSVGETPLGAGFQPQKTFPLFICITEYSKRMDDELDMRPGDKIQVVTDDGSYNDGWYFGKNLRTQEEGLYPKVFTQVIAMERKPALMRAKSSKRIASPFASGSNTNLSYPSQDGSTSELPTPQPLETAQPATYRKFDNIKAPNSDMIKVPVDRNISMKSTMSDIDKALEELRGDSFPSGTDSIDYDQRPGLKRLVSGSSLDFTKSNSLASTGTNELRPENVKNWVPEQVTAYLISLGFDVESASRFQKHKISGTILLELELAHLKELEINSFGTRFEIFKEIEALKEISTQNGTSANNRNSLMPAASFKQNAGITITSPSNHDIPTYRGHLRKTSQSMEELNSNSTPTPKNFVTPSSGTHTKSSQKPRPASLLFTNETTKAPDISEDVFASPRRAPKPPSYPSPVQPPKSPMVSASSSGSGGRFLSPQPNAMSSAQTSKYAHPTIYEQVADGKAKAKEEKSREDEIHDQFEFPPKRKQGPTSSTPSLPNPYFKETQSIERNPSPTEQVSENRGSVVYSGHVKTKSGGSFVELFNRISMLSENTENKQADRESDAETGVNMERPSSSVYGHSRATSYSTNHGRKPSQANSERRHRRNSSLLSFFKEKDEHAETDTAHTKTSRRTSVSHSRKNSFVSPFNTIDNGTPSQRHSMMLSTSPIKDLPNPQTRKEAKRRSVSAKEPASDVFYDAKDTLYEPDVNQNRSVSESTKPRTARGTSSKNVGKQRTTAFTEGIRSITISEAMREADCSGWMSKKGTGAMGVWKNRFFTLHGTRLSYFANTTENRERGLIDITAHRVLPAKEDDKFVSLYAASTGKGRYCFKLVPPQPGSKKGLTFTQPRVHYFAVDTKEEMRAWIAALIKATIDIDTSVPIISSCATPTVSLTKAQEMLSQAREETRLREQQRSLNEHDEDLWDQQRAEQTQSSEDFANISSPSITHNTTITSGLTSPYLMAGQLTSNTTANTGNSSTGSKTLSTQGGEYFGLDPKFMSNRI, encoded by the coding sequence ATGGCATCTAATAAAGTACCTAAGCTAACCCATATAGATACCACTAATTTACGGAGTACCAGTGGAGGCGTGCCATCTGTTGGAGAAACACCCTTAGGTGCAGGGTTTCAGCCGCAGAAAACATTCCCGTTGTTTATTTGTATCACCGAGTACAGTAAGCGTATGGATGACGAACTAGATATGAGGCCTGGAGACAAGATTCAAGTGGTCACCGATGATGGGTCGTATAACGATGGTTGGTATTTTGGTAAGAATCTAAGAACACAAGAAGAAGGCCTGTATCCCAAAGTTTTCACTCAAGTCATTGCTATGGAACGCAAACCAGCCCTGATGAGGGCAAAAAGCTCCAAGAGAATCGCAAGTCCGTTTGCCTCTGGAAGCAATACAAATCTTTCATACCCGTCCCAGGATGGGTCCACCAGTGAGCTACCTACCCCTCAGCCGTTAGAAACTGCACAACCCGCAACTTATAGGaaatttgataatatcAAAGCGCCCAACTCAGACATGATAAAAGTTCCTGTGGATAGGAACatatcaatgaaaagcACAATGAGTGATATAGATAAGGCACTTGAAGAGTTAAGGGGTGACTCTTTCCCCTCTGGAACTGATTCCATCGATTATGATCAAAGACCTGGGTTGAAAAGACTTGTTTCAGGTTCATCATTAGATTTCACCAAAAGTAATAGCCTGGCTTCTACTGGAACCAACGAATTACGCCCAGAAAATGTGAAGAATTGGGTTCCGGAACAGGTTACAGCTTACCTCATCTCATTGGGATTCGATGTGGAATCAGCATCGAGGTTCCAAAAGCATAAAATTTCAGGTACAATTCTTTTGGAACTAGAATTAGCGcatttgaaggaattggaGATAAACTCGTTTGGAACTCGTTTTGAGAtctttaaagaaattgaggctttgaaggaaataTCGACCCAGAATGGCACTTCTGCCAATAACAGGAATAGTTTGATGCCCGCTGCATCATTCAAACAAAATGCTGGGATAACGATAACCTCACCTTCTAACCATGATATTCCAACGTATCGAGGCCACCTAAGGAAAACATCACAATCTATGGAGGAACTAAATTCAAATTCGACTCCAACTCCAAAGAACTTCGTAACCCCATCGTCTGGAACACACACCAAAAGCTCTCAGAAACCTAGACCAGCATCCTTGCTATTTACTAATGAAACTACTAAAGCTCCGGATATTTCAGAAGATGTGTTCGCGTCGCCTAGACGTGCCCCAAAGCCTCCTTCATACCCATCACCAGTCCAGCCTCCAAAATCACCTATGGTTAGTGCTTCTAGTTCTGGCTCTGGCGGTAGGTTCTTGTCACCTCAACCTAACGCAATGTCCAGTGCTCAAACTTCCAAATACGCACATCCCACGATATATGAACAAGTGGCAGATGGTAAAGCAAAGGCAAAGGAGGAAAAATCGAGGGAGGATGAGATTCACGACCAGTTCGAATTTCCTCCTAAAAGGAAGCAGGGTCCAACTTCTAGTACCCCTAGCCTTCCAAACCCATATTTCAAGGAAACACAATCTATCGAACGAAACCCAAGTCCAACTGAGCAAGTTTCAGAGAATCGCGGTAGTGTAGTCTACTCCGGACATGTCAAAACCAAATCAGGCGGATCCTTCGTCGAACTGTTTAACAGGATATCAATGCTGTCGgaaaatacagaaaatAAACAGGCCGATCGTGAATCTGATGCAGAAACTGGTGTTAATATGGAAAGACCTTCTTCTAGTGTATACGGGCATTCCAGAGCTACCTCATACTCTACCAATCATGGTAGAAAACCTTCCCAAGCCAACTCAGAAAGAAGGCATAGAAGGAATTCTTCTCTGCTgtcatttttcaaagagaaggaTGAGCATGCCGAGACAGATACTGCACATACTAAAACATCAAGAAGGACGTCGGTTTCTCATAGCAGGAAGAATTCATTTGTTAGTCCCTTCAACACTATTGATAACGGTACGCCTAGTCAAAGACATTCGATGATGCTAAGTACATCTCCTATTAAAGACCTTCCAAACCCCCAAACTCGAAAAGAAGCTAAGAGACGCTCTGTTAGCGCTAAAGAACCTGCCTCGGATGTATTTTATGACGCGAAAGATACTTTATACGAACCGGATGTTAATCAAAATAGGTCTGTGAGTGAATCAACTAAACCGAGAACAGCTCGCGGTACGAGCTCGAAAAATGTCggaaaacaaagaactaCCGCATTCACGGAAGGTATCCGTAGTATTACTATATCCGAAGCTATGCGTGAAGCAGATTGTTCAGGTTGGATGAGTAAGAAGGGTACTGGTGCTATGGGTGTTTGGAAAAATAGATTCTTTACGTTGCATGGTACCAGATTGTCGTACTTTGCCAATACAACCGAAAATAGAGAACGTGGATTGATTGATATAACCGCTCATAGAGTGTTGCcagcaaaagaagatgacaAATTTGTTTCTCTCTATGCTGCTAGCACTGGTAAAGGGCGTTATTGCTTTAAATTGGTTCCTCCTCAACCTGGCTCCAAGAAAGGTCTAACGTTTACTCAGCCTCGTGTACATTACTTCGCAGTAGACACCAAAGAGGAGATGAGAGCATGGATAGCAGCTCTTATCAAAGCTACCATTGACATTGACACTTCAGTTCCTATTATCAGTTCATGTGCGACGCCTACCGTTTCATTAACAAAAGCTCAGGAAATGCTGTCCCAAGCGCGTGAAGAAACTAGACTGAGAGAGCAGCAAAGGTCACTGAATGAACATGACGAAGACTTATGGGATCAACAAAGAGCTGAGCAAACTCAAAGTTCTGAAGATTTTGCTAATATTTCCTCGCCAAGTATTACGCATAATACGACTATCACGTCTGGATTAACCAGTCCTTATTTAATGGCTGGTCAGCTAACCTCAAATACGACTGCTAATACTGGAAATTCATCGACTGGTTCGAAAACACTATCAACTCAAGGAGGAGAATATTTTGGCCTGGATCCTAAGTTCATGAGTAATCGTATTTGA
- a CDS encoding uncharacterized protein (similar to uniprot|P38177 Saccharomyces cerevisiae YBL086C Protein of unknown function green fluorescent protein (GFP)-fusion protein localizes to the cell periphery) → MISISNKSKSRRPKFLLTFSITQLTNIPQSSGYCYCKWHLKDGTGASSSIIEQEGQKIDTNHQSKGTTERIFVKNHRAKWNYTVEPPIKLKLQVDKNKTLSKKILVVEVYFEFLEELNKNEHPEGRFSHHNHAYTQKVSGKILLGNVSIDVTNFIDQNGTEFHDRFLLQKSKVNSILSMSIKMQLLRGKFDDFTLPNGEQLSQKIKANLENFTDNNSDTSSNVTSPLSSVHPPDSAGSRVSSTTHKTSHLAHPKLTHQPGETLASLTISNPVVEKLYQKTFKFPWDPRPGEYTPQECIEDILDGGNGWAKNEKGINLIDLETLQITDLVNDDYLLASLLDQQGIHYKPNNLNYSWDILTSKWRQSQSGKSRNDYLKANIQNYYQECNKSGLDEYAAEKIKDAKSWKVNYSATEEKSSKPNSDAQSTRSSHTQLEQI, encoded by the coding sequence ATGATTAGCATTTCGAACAAATCGAAAAGTAGGAGACCGAAGTTCTTGCTCACGTTTTCCATTACACAGCTCACCAATATTCCCCAATCATCCGGGTATTGTTATTGTAAATGGCATTTAAAAGATGGTACTGGTGCGTCAAGTTCAATCATCGAACAAGAAGGTCAGAAAATCGATACCAATCATCAAAGCAAAGGAACTACCGAGAGGATATTTGTTAAAAACCATAGAGCTAAATGGAACTATACTGTGGAACCTCCAATCAAATTAAAGTTGCAAGTTGATAAGAATAAGACACTCTCTAAGAAAATTCTAGTTGTGGAGGTTTATTTTGAGTTCTTGGAAGAACTGAATAAGAACGAACATCCGGAGGGAAGATTTAGCCATCATAATCACGCTTATACACAGAAAGTATCCGGAAAGATTCTTTTGGGTAATGTGAGCATTGATGTCACAAATTTCATTGATCAGAATGGAACTGAGTTCCATGATCGGTTCCTTCTACAAAAATCGAAAGTTAATTCAATCCTCAGTATGTCCATCAAGATGCAGTTACTCAGAGGgaaatttgatgattttacGCTTCCGAATGGAGAGCAACTATCCCAGAAAATTAAGGCAAACTTAGAGAATTTCACCGATAATAATTCAGATACCTCTTCTAATGTCACTTCACCGCTTTCCTCTGTCCACCCACCCGATAGCGCTGGTTCTAGGGTATCAAGTACCACGCATAAAACATCACATTTAGCACATCCAAAGCTGACGCATCAGCCTGGGGAGACGTTAGCATCATTGACTATTTCTAACCCAGTAGTTGAGAAACTTTATCAGAAAACCTTTAAGTTCCCATGGGACCCTAGACCCGGTGAATATACTCCTCAAGAGTGTATCGAAGATATTCTAGATGGGGGAAACGGATGGGCAAAGAACGAAAAGGGGATAaatttgatagatttagAGACATTACAGATTACCGATTTAGTAAACGATGATTATCTATTAGCGTCTTTGCTTGACCAACAGGGTATACACTACAAACCAAACAACCTAAATTACAGTTGGGATATATTAACCTCGAAATGGAGACAATCACAAAGCGGAAAATCAAGGAACGATTACTTGAAAGCCAACATCCAGAACTACTATCAAGAATGCAATAAATCAGGGTTGGATGAATATGCTGCAGAAAAAATCAAGGATGCTAAGAGTTGGAAAGTGAACTATAGCGCCACGGAAgaaaaatcatcaaagcCAAACTCAGACGCACAATCTACCCGTTCAAGTCATACCCAGTTAGAACAGATCTGA
- a CDS encoding sugar porter family MFS transporter (weakly similar to uniprot|P42833 Saccharomyces cerevisiae YNL318C, HXT14 protein with similarity to hexose transporter family members, expression is induced in low glucose and repressed in high glucose; the authentic, non-tagged protein is detected in highly purified mitochondria in high-throughput studie) codes for MSLDTESFETAEKAIEVVTKEMVSLTNYSAIGSLTSQLSQNDTKSGGIEQKKLPLKPILLCLATSFAGFIFGWDVGTIGGITNMVSFQNFFGTNFDSSSNTHYFPKLLIGLIVSIFNISCALGGLFLVKIADINGRKPGIYAAITIYSLGTLIGWTCGSSWWYFFFARFISGLGVGATAVMIPMFIAESAPINIRGAMVVLYQLMITLGILLGNVINYCCRSTLHETDNATWKIPVGLGNVWAAIVALGVHFMPESPVFLTKRLGSALKAKAAFAHMNNLDVDDPIVDSHIRKMMESADAEVSTHNDMKNSRFEFILGQPRLGFRLFIGIMVMAFQQLSGANYFFYYGTTLFNSVGIEDPYLTSILLSSVNFISTFFGIYLVEKLGRKACLILGSAGMFTCMSVYASVGSFALNKSPQNSGAIMVTFTCVYIMFFACTSGPVSFVVISELFPSRTKAISMAVCTSINWLCNFFISLCTPYVTDKIGFKFGFVFAGCLFVSFWFFTFLLKETKNKTPEQVDALYSIDKQ; via the coding sequence ATGTCCTTAGATACAGAATCATTTGAAACTGCTGAAAAAGCAATTGAGGTAGTCACAAAGGAAATGGTATCTTTGACAAATTACTCAGCCATTGGATCATTAACCAGTCAGTTATCTCAGAATGACACTAAGTCAGGTGGAATTGAACAGAAAAAGTTACCGTTGAAACCAATATTATTGTGTCTGGCTACTTCTTTTGCAGGGTTTATCTTTGGCTGGGATGTTGGCACAATTGGTGGGATTACAAACATGGTatcatttcaaaacttttttgGTACCAACTTTGATTCTTCGAGTAATACACACTACTTTCCAAAACTTCTTATTGGATTAATCgtttccattttcaatatcagtTGCGCACTTGGTGGATTATTTCTAGTGAAGATTGCTGATATTAATGGAAGAAAACCAGGTATTTATGCTGCAATCACTATCTATTCGTTGGGAACATTGATTGGCTGGACATGTGGCTCCTCTTGGtggtatttcttcttcgcAAGGTTCATTTCAGGACTTGGTGTTGGTGCTACTGCGGTGATGATACCAATGTTTATAGCCGAATCTGCTCCCATCAACATTCGTGGTGCCATGGTTGTGCTCTACCAGTTAATGATCACTCTTGGAATTTTGCTCGGAAATGTCATCAACTATTGTTGCAGATCCACTTTACACGAAACAGATAATGCCACATGGAAGATCCCTGTAGGATTAGGAAACGTCTGGGCCGCTATCGTCGCGCTAGGTGTTCATTTTATGCCTGAATCACCAGTTTTTCTTACCAAGAGGTTAGGAAGCGCTCTCAAAGCTAAGGCAGCTTTTGCCCATATGAACAATTTGGACGTAGATGATCCAATTGTGGATAGTCATATTAGGAAGATGATGGAATCAGCTGACGCGGAGGTATCTACTCACAATGATATGAAGAACAGCAGGTTTGAATTCATACTCGGTCAACCAAGATTAGGTTTTAGACTATTTATTGGTATTATGGTGATGGCGTTTCAACAGCTATCCGGTGCAAATTACTTCTTCTATTATGGTACAACACTTTTCAACTCTGTGGGAATTGAAGACCCATACTTAACGTCGATTTTATTGTCTTCTGTCAACTTCATATCTACCTTTTTCGGTATTTATTTAGTTGAAAAGTTAGGCAGAAAAGCATGCTTAATTCTTGGTTCCGCGGGTATGTTTACCTGTATGTCCGTGTATGCGTCAGTCGGATCGTTCGCACTTAATAAGTCGCCTCAAAACTCTGGTGCGATTATGGTTACCTTCACGTGTGTTTACATCATGTTCTTTGCATGCACATCGGGACCTGTGTCCTTTGTCGTCATTTCGGAGTTGTTTCCAAGCAGGACAAAAGCGATATCCATGGCAGTGTGTACCTCAATCAATTGGCTTTgcaacttcttcatttctttatGCACACCATATGTCACTGATAAGATAGGCTTCAAGTTTGGGTTCGTTTTTGCTGGTTGTCTATTTGTCTCATTCTGgttcttcactttcttattgaaggaaactAAGAACAAAACTCCTGAACAGGTTGACGCATTGTATTCTATTGACAAGCAATAG